The Kribbella jejuensis region CCGCCCACGCCACAGGCACCTGCGGCACCGCAGCCACCAACGCCGCCCGGTCCTCCGGCTCCAGCGGATCACCCGCCAGCGTGCCACCGTCAGCACCCGCCAGCGTCACCGGACGATCCAGTACGGCGGACGTTGTCCGTAGTACCGACGGCAAATCACCACCGGCCCGCCTGAGCGCAGCCACGGCTCGCAGCACCAGGTCCGACCGTAGTACCTCGGGCTCGGCCGTCACGCGCCGCAGATACTCGTGCGCAGCCAGCGGATCCGGGCACCCCAGTACGGGCAACTGCAACCGCTCCGCCAGCAGCTCGGCCCCACGCCCCAACGGCTCAGTCCCCGCCAACAGCAAAGCCCCCGCGCCCGCAGCCGCCGCCCGACTGATCAGCGCATCCACTCGCCAGTCCCGATGGTCCTCGACCACCAAGACCACCAACACCCGCCCTGCCAACCCCTCAGGCTGAGCCCCCACCCCCAACACCACGAACGAACCGGTGATCCCAGCAGGGTGCTGCGCTGGTCCGGCCAGCACCACCACGTCTCGCCAGCCGGGGGACGTGAGCATGGCGCCCAGGGTGGTCACGAGGCCTCCAGGAGTTGAGGATTGCAGGAGAGGCCGAAGGCTTCTGGGGAAACGTGGTGGAGGCGGTCCGGGTGGTTCCACCAGGTGGGGGCCGGGAGGGCTACGACTACTACCTCGTCGCCGGTGCGAATGGCGTCCACCGCGATGGGCTGAAGAGTACGGCGATCCAACACACAGAGGAGGTCAGGTGTGCTGACCGCGGGCGCACCGTCGACGAGCGCCAGCAAGTACTCGTTCTCGGTCTCGATGCGGATGACTGTTCGGTCGGCGGAGTCGACCACGCACAGGCTCCCGCGACCGAACGCCGCACCGCCGTCCGCGATCACGTGCCGGGCGACCTCCTCCACCCGCCCGCTCCCCAGTAACCGCCCGCCCAACCCGTCAGCAACCTCAGAAGGTCCGGCACCAGGCTCCAACGCTGCATGTGCCCGACCAAGCCCGAGCGCTCGCGTAAGGCTCCCCTCGACAGCGTCGACCGCCGCAGCCTCAACCGGAGTCGGCGCCAACGCGAGCACCGCCCACCCGCCGGTGTGCGCCACGAAACTCCGAACGGCACGCTCCAACCCACCGGCATCGACGTTGTCGACCACGATCACCTGCCCGCTCGGCTCGCTCAGCGCACACGGCGTGAGCGACCGGCCGGCCACTGCCCACGAGAACTGGTCCAGGCGCGGCAACGCCCGTCCCATCAGATCCGCGTCGACCACCGGCAACCCGAGATCGAGCGCAGCGATCAACGGCGTCAGCCCGTTCAGCCCGCCGGCCTCGAGCGACATCAGCCCGGTCACCTCTGTACCGGTCCACCGGCTGACCGCCCGTACCGCCGCCTCGAACTCACCGCCGCTCGGAAGCTTCTCCATCAACACGCTGGTCGCGCCAACGACCCCGATCGGGCTCACCGACACACCGGGCAGGTCCGATGCATCCCGCAGTACCAACTCCCCCGCCCCGAGCCGCCGCCGCAACATCCGCCCGAACGCGCCCGTATCGCCCCCGCCACCGGAGCCGAGCAACGTGACCCCTGTGACTAGCGCCCCCAGATCCCGCTCCCGGACCACCGTGCTCATGGCTCGATCCTCCCACCGCGGACCTCCACCACTCATCAACTGCACCGAACCAGCCACGCCGCGCTTCCCCTGAGCGTGGCTCGGGGCCGCGCCTCGAGGTTAGTGAGTGCTGGAAGTCCGGGTGGAACCCCGGCCCGCCGCGGAGGGGTCAGCACGGCGGGCCGAGGGTCAGGGGGCGAGGGAGGTTGCGACGCCGGCGGGCGTCTCGGCCCGGTCCTCGACCGGGTTGAACTCGACGTCCAGCCCGAAGCAGGACGGGCCGAAGACGGCCAGCGCCTCGGGCGTTCGCATCAGGGCCGGGGTCGAGATACCCACGACCGTGACGCGTTGGCCGTAGCGCAGGCCCTCGGTGGTGATCGGCTCCGCGGTATCGCCCTCCAGTACGCAGATCAGGTCCGGCACCGTGCACACCACCTCGCCGTCGACCTCCGCGACCAGGTTCTCGTTCTGGAAGCGCAGCTCCAGCTCGGACGTCCCGTCGTACGACGTGAACCGCGCCCGCCCGCGCGCGAAGCCCTCGAGGGTACGGCGTTCCACGTCGACGACCTTCCCGCGGAACAGCACCCGCAGGTGGCTGTACAGCGTCGGCGCCAACGCGTCCCTGATCGCCTCGACCGGATCCGCGTGCACGGCCCGCGCCTCGCGGACGGCCCGTCCGATCGACAGCCCGAGCGACAGCGTCCGCGGTACGGCGGTCCGCTTCACCTCCGCGCCCGTCATCGAGTACTCCGCGATGTGCGCGACCCCGCCCAGCCGGATCGTGATCCCGCGCGCCAGCCACTCCATCTGCTTGTTGTCCGTACCGGTGTCGATCACCACGGTCTCGTCGTGCTCGCCCGCGATCGCCATCGGCGACCCCGGTACGCCGTACACCGAGAACGTCTCCATCTGCAGTTCGGGGAACGCCCGGCCCATCCCGTCCGCGTCGACCACCGGCAGACCGGTGCGCGCGGCAACGAGCAGCGGGATCATCGAGTTGATGCCGCCGCATTCGATCGGCATGGTCGCGTCGGCGTGCCGGCCGAGGTGTTTCTCCAGCGCCCGCAGCGCTCCGACGGGTTCGCTGCCGCGCGGGATCTTCTCCACGATCACGGTCGGCGCGCCCATCTGCGCGGTCGGGATCACGAACGCGTCGTCCGCGAGCTCGTCCGGATCGACTACGGTCACCGGCCCGTGCTCGCGGATCGCCTGTTCGACGAGCAGCCGCCCGATCAACGGGTCGCCACCACCGCCGGTGCCGAGGATCGCCGCACCGCGGGCGAGATCCCTCAGGTGCTCGATTCCGAGCTGCCAACTCATACCGTCTCCAGCGCGCGGATCGGGTCGAGGTCGTAGCCGAAGTACCGGGGGCCGACCAGCTCGATGCCTTCCGGTGAGTGCCAGCGTTCGTCGGCGGGTGCGGCGAGCACGCTGACTCGATGGCCGTACCGCAGGGCCTCGGTGGTGATCGGTTCGCCGGACTCGGTGTCGAGCACGATGATCAGGTCCGGTGTGGTGGCAACCGCCGTACCGTCGAGCTCCGCGACGAGGTGCTCGTTCTGGAAGCGCAGCACCATCAACCGCCCGTGCGACGCGTCCAGCCCGTCGACGGCGGCGTCACCGCGGGCGAAGCCGGTCGTCGTACGGCGTTGTACGTCGACCACCTTGCCGACGTGCAGCAGCCGCCCGCCGAGTTCGTCCACCACGGCCGCGACCGGATCGGTGTGCGCACGCTGGGCCTTCTCGATCGCCCGGCCGATCGTGACGCACTTGCTGAGCGTGCCGGCGACGAACGACTCGCGGACCTCGGCGCCGGTCATCGCGTAGAGCGAGACGATCGCGGAACAGCCCATGTCGACCGTCGCGGAGCGGGCCAGGCGTTCGGCCCACGCGTTGGTGACCGTGTCGAAGACGCCGCGGTTGCCCTTCTCGTCGACGATCGACATCGGCGTCGCCTCGATCCCGGCGAGTGTCGGCAGCACCATCTGCAACTCGGGGAACGCCCGGCCCATCCCGTCGCCGTCCACCAGGGGCAGCCCGAGTTGTGCGGCGGCGATCACCGGTACGGTCGAGTTCACACCACCGGCCTCGATACAGGCCAGGTGGGTCGGCGTCTTCCCGACGTACTTCGCCAGCGTCTGCACCGCGACCGAGATCTGGTCGGCCGACGGCAACTTCTCCACCATCACCGTTGGTGCGCCCATCATCGCGACCGGCAGTACGCAGGCGTCGTCCGGAAGGTCGCCGACGGCAACGATCTCGACCGCGCCGTGCTCCTTCAACGCCTCCTGCGCCAACAACCGCCCGATATGCGGATCACCGCCCCCGCCAGTCCCCAGCACCGCAGCCCCACGCGCCAGCGCACCCAGATCCTCAGCCCTGAGTTTCATCGGGTCTCCCCCAGCCGCAGGTCGCCGACCGCCTTGCAGCGGATGCGGGTGGCATTGCCGGGCAGGTACGGGATCGGGACCTCGTCGAAGTCGACGATCCGGACCGCGGCCGGGTCGGCGCCGGCGGCGACCGCGCGGTCGACGGCCTCCTGGCGCGCCTCGTCGACCACCGCGTCCCGGCGGCCCGGGTCGATCGCGTACACCCGGTCGACCTCGCCGCCGACCTGGGCGATCGCCGCGCCGATCGCGTTCGCGACCGCGAAGTTCTCCGGCCGGTGCACGGCGAGACTGCCGGGCAGGTCGTCCGGCAGCAGGATCGACCCGCCGCCGACCGCCACCACCGGCAGCGGGTCCGGCGACGTACGCATCCGCTCGACCGCGTCCGCGATGTCAGCGGCTACCCGGGCGAGCGCGGCCTTCACCAGCGTGGGATCGAGATCGGCGACGGCGTCCGCGGACCCCACGTCGGCCCGGCCGGCGGCGACCGCGATGTCGGTCGCGGTCAACGTCCGGCCGCCGAAGACCAGCGCCTCCTCGGTCAACCGGTACCCGACCGAGCGCGGCCCGACCGTCACCTGGGCGTTGTCCGAGGCAACCAGACTGCCGCCGCCGATGCCGATGCTGAGGACGTCGGGCATCCGGAAGTTCGTCCGGACACCGGCCACGTCGACCTCGGTCGTCGCCTCCCGCGGGAAGCCGTGGGTGAGCACGCCGACGTCGCTCGTGGTACCGCCGACGTCGACCACCGCGCAGGTGTCGAGGCCGGACAGCAGCGCCGCCCCGCGCATCGAGTTGGTCGGACCGGACGCGAACGTGGCGACCGGGTACCGGCGGGCGAAGTCGACGTCCATCAGCGTGCCGTCGTTCTGGCTCAAGTAGAGCGGCGCGGAGATGCCATGACCCGCAACCGCGCCGGCAAGCCCGTCGACGATCGACGCCGCGAGTTCGCGCAGCGCGGCGTTGATGATGGTCGCGTTCTCGCGCTCGAGCAGACCGATCCGGCCGATCTCGTGGGACAGCGAGATCGCCACGTCGTCACCGAGCTCATCGCGCAGGATCTCCGCCGCACGCAGCTCGAACTCGTTGCTGACCGGCGAGAACACCGACGAGATCGCCACCGACCGTACGCCGTGCCGCACCATGTCGGCGGCGTGCCGGCGGAGCTCGTCCTCGTCCAGCTCGGCGATGTGCCGGCCGTCGAACTCATGCCCGCCGTGCGCCAGGTAGCTCCGCCCGTTGATCGCCTCGACGAGCCGCTCCGGCCAGTCCACCAGCGGCGGCAGCGAGGCCGTCGCCGGGAGACCGAGCCGCAGCGCGGCGGTCGGGGCGAGCCGCCGGGCCTCGATCAGAGCGTTGATGAAGTGCGTGGTGCCGATCATCACGGCCTGCACCTGGGCCGGGTCGAAGGATCGCTCCGCCTGCAGCCGGTCCAGGGTGTCGATGATGCCGGCCGTCACGTCCGCACTGGTCGCGGACTTGTTCGCCGCCAGCACATTGACGTCGGCACCCTCGCCGTCCAGCAGCACGGCGTCGGTGTTGGTGCCACCGACATCGATACCTATACGCATTCGGGGTTTTCCCTTCAGTTGGTCGCAGGTAGGGCGTTCACGTCGGGGGTGGTTTCGGCTTCCATCGTGTGGCTGGTGCCGATGCCGCGGATCAGGCCGAGTCTCCCTGCGACGACGTACGCCAGGAAGCCGACGACCAGGGAGTTGATGCTCGGCAGGCCCCAGGCGACGTACTTGCCGATCAGGGCGGCGCCGACCCAGATCACGATCGTCGCCGGTACCCAGGTCGGCGCCGTCGCGGGCAGCGTGCCGCCGGCGCGGGAGGCGTCCAGGTCGGGGCGCCAGCGCTTCACCACGAAGTACTCCGCGACCATGATGCCGGCGATCGGCGGGAACGCGACGCCGAGCACGATCAGGAACTGGGTGAACTTGTCCAGGATCCCGCCGGCCGCGAGCACGCTGCCGAGGACGCCCACCACCAGCGTCACCGCCGCCCGATTGACCCGCCGGCCGAAGACCGTACCGATGAAGTTCACCACACCGAGGCCGGAGCTGTAGAGGTTCCAGTCGTTGATCTTGATCGTGCCGAGAATGATCACCAGGGTGCCGACCCAGCCGACCGACGAGGTGACGATCGTGATGACGTTGGCCGAGCCAACGGCATGCGCGAGCAGTACGCCGACCAGTCCGATCACGTACTCGCCGAGCGTGATCCCGAGGACGGTCTGTTTGACGACGTCACCGACGCTACGGTTGTAGCGGGTCATGTCCGGGGTGATCACCGCGCCGACGATGAAGCCGCCGGCGACGAGCGTCGTACCGGCGAGCATGCTGAGGTGCGGACCCGGCGGCGCCGAGCTGACCAGCGAACCGAGGCTGTGGTCGGACAGTTCGCTGATGATCGACCAGCCGACCAGCAGCAGGAACGCCGGGACGGTCACGTACGCGACCCACGCCATCGAGTGGAAGCCGCGCAGTACGACGAGCGTGACGGCCAGACCGAAGACGAGCGACCAGCCCCACGTCGGGAGGACGCCGATCAACTGGCTGAGGCCGGCCGCCGAGACCGCGGACTGAATGCCGAACCACCCGATCAGGCTGATCCCGATCGCCAGCCCGATCAGCGAGGACCCGGCCTGGCCGAACCCGGTCCAGCGGGCGATCACCGACGTCTGCAGCCCTTCGCGGGCGCCGATCACGCCGATCAGGATCGCGACCAGTTCGAGGATCACCGCGCCCAGCGTGAGCGCCCAGAACGCATGCCAGAAGCTCATCCCGAACCCGAGCGTCGCACCGAGCAGGAACTGGCTGAGCGCCGAGATCTGCCCGAACCGCTGCGTCGCGACGGACCACCAGGAGTACCGCGCATGTTCGGGGACGCGGGCGAGTGCGTAGTCGTCAGCACCTACAGAAGAACCGGCCATCGGGACCTCCAGCTCTGGGATTTCACCGAACGTACGACTGCCGACGGCCCACCTCACCGTCCAGTGTGCACACCCGCCGCCTGCCGACTGTGCATCTCGCCCAGCTCTGTACTGTTGTCGCGATCCCCGGACGCATACACAACTGCGGAGCGCGACTGCCTCGCCTACTCGGCGTACTCACTGTGGTCGCCGGAGTGTTCGCGATGCACGGCCTCACGTCCCACCACTAAGCGGCAATGGCCGTGCCTGGTACGCCGATGGTCGTGATGGAGCATCCGGTCGAGGTCCATGTGATGCCCGCGGATGGGATGCAGGACATGGGCGGCGCCTGTATGGGGGTGCTGACCGGGCTCGTACTGCTGCTGGCGCTGCTGCTCGGTTTGCGCAGCCTGCTGGTGTGGCGTGCCGTTGGTGTTCCGATCTACCAGCTGACACGGGCACTAGAAGAGCGGTCGCCGCCGCGGGTGGTGCTGTCTTCCTTGGGAGTACTGCGGATATAGGCCGACGTGCGCCTTGTTCCGCCGTACCTCACACACAACCCAAGGAATTGGATGACGCACGTCTACCGCACTACCGCTGTACTACTTCTGCTGGTCGCCGCCGCCGGCTGTGGGTCAGGAAGCTGGCGACCGCAATCAAGGCGGCGCAGGACCCGGAGATCAGGTTGATGTCCGGGTGGCTGACCGGCTGGGGTAAGACGGTCCCGACTCCCGGTGAACATGCCGGTCATGCGATGACCGGCATGATGAGCCCGCAGGAGATGGACGACCTGGCCAGGGCCAGCGGCAGCATGTACGACCGCATGTGGGTCACGATGATGATCAAGCACCACCAAGGCGCGGTGATGATGGCCAAGACCGAGCAGGCAACCGGCAAGGCCGCGGCGGTCATCGCCCTGGCCAAGAAGATCCAGGCGGCGCAGACAACCGAGATCGCCACGATGCAACGCCTGCTCGGCCGGCTGCCCGCGGCCTGACCGGTCATCTTTCCGGAAAGAAGTCGTCGCTGGGCCCCGGTTTCTTTCCGGAAACCCCGGCTATCCCACCGCAGCCCACACCACCGCGAGGCTGTCTCGGCGGCCGAGTTGTTCTACCCGGTGGGCTACCCGGGTGCTCTGTTGTTCGAGGGCACCCGGGTCGTCGGCTTCGAGGTGGAGGATCAGGTGGTCGGGGGTGGATCGGATCGTCCAGGTTGCGGTGCCGAGATCGACCACCAGTTCGTCGGCGGACTCGGACACCACCTGGAGGCCGCCCGGGCCGTGGGACAGGTGGCTGGTCAGTTGGCTGCGGTAGCGGTCGGCGCGCGGGGTTTCCACGTGCGCTTCGAGAGCTGGCACGACGGACTCCTTTTTCGAGACACTGTGTCTCGATCATAGGCATAGAATCCAGCTATGCCTAAGTTGTGGGAGCACACGATCGCCTCGCATCGGTCCGCGGTCCACGAAGCGATCCTCGACGCGGCCGCCGCGTTGGTGGCGGAGCGCGGCGTGACGGGGGTGACCATGGCGGAGGTGGCGCAGCGTGCGGGGGTTGGGCGGGCCACGTTGTACAAGTACTTCGGGGACGTCGACGCGGTGTTGTCCGCGTGGCATCGGCGCCAGGTCGGCGTACATCTCCAGCAGCTCGAGGACGTCTGGCAACGCACCCACCGGATCGACGACGTGTTGGAGGCGTACGCCTTCATCCGGCACGAGCATCCATCGACGACAGCTCCGTCGATCCACCGGCAGCAGCACGTCGACCACGCCCGCGACCAGCTGATCGACTTCGTCGCGGAGCGGCTCGGCGACGTGCGGAGCGACGTACCGAAGAAGGAGCTTGCCGCGTACGCCGTGCACGCCCTCAACGCCGCAGGCGCCGCACCGTCGAAAGCGGCGGTACGGCGCCTGGTGGCGGTGACGCTGAGCGGGCTACGCGGCGAGGCGGGTCGGTGAGAGGTCGAGGCTGCGCAGCAGCTGGGCGTTGAGGGCGACCACGATCGTCGAGATCGACATCAACAGCGCGCCCGCGGCCGGCGAGACCACGACCCCGGCGAAGGCCAGTACGCCGGCGGCCAGCGGGACCGTGATGACGTTGTAACCGGTCGCCCAGACGAGGTTCTGCCACATCTTGCGGTAGCTCGCCTTCGACAGATCGATCACCGACAGCACCGCCCGCGGGTCGTCCGCGGCCAGCACCACCCCGGCGGACTCGATCGCGACGTCCGTACCGGCACCGATCGCGATACCGACCTCGGCCCGGGCCAGCGCGGGCGCGTCGTTCACGCCGTCGCCGACCATCGCGACCTTCAGCCCACGCGCCTGCAGCTCCGCGACCTTCGCGTCCTTGTCCTGCGGCAGCACCTCCGCGAACACCTCGTCGATCCCGAGCTCGCGCGCCACCGCGTCCGCGACCTGATGCGCGTCACCGGTGATCATCGCGACCTTCACGCCCCGCTGGTGCAACGCCGCGACGGCCTGCCGGGACTCCTCGCGTACCTCGTCCTCGAGCGCGATCGCCCCCAGCACCTCCCCGTCCCGAACCACATGCAGCACCGCGGCACCACGAGCCTTCCACTCGGCGACCTCGGCCTCGAGTGCGTCCGGTTCGGCGAAGCCGTTCTCCCGCAGGTACGCCGGCCCGCCGACCGCGACCTCGGATCCGTCGACAACCGCCTGCACCCCACGCCCGGTCAACGACCGGAACTCGGTGGCCACCAACCGCCCGTTGCCTCCGGCAACTTCATCGGACGCGCCGGCGCCGCCGTCCACGGTGCGGACGTCCGCGGTGCGGACGTGCGCGGTGCGGAGGTGCAGCGCGCCGGCGGCGCGCACGCCAGGCTCCGCGCCAGCTCCGCGCCAGGCATCCTCGGCCCCATTGTCCGCACCGGCAGCGTGCGCCCGGACGATTGCCTTCGCCAACGGATGCTCGCTGTCCGCCTCGACCGCGGCGGCCAGCGCCAGCAGCTCGTCCCTGGAGACCGACCCGACGGCAGCAACGCCGGTGACCGCAGGCTCGCCCTTGGTCAGCGTGCCGGTCTTGTCGAACAGCACCGCGTCGACAGTCCGCATCCGCTCCAGCGCCAACCGGTTCTTCACCAGTACTCCGGTCTTCGCGGCCCGCTCCGTGGAGATCGCGATCACCAGCGGGATGGCCAGCCCGAGGGCGTGCGGGCAGGCGATCACCAGCACCGTCACGGTCCGGGTGACAGCCTCGTCCAGCTTGCCCAGCAACGCCCACACCACGAACGTGATCAACCCCGAGATCGAGGCGAAGTAGAACAGGAACGCCGCCGCGCGGTCGGCCAGCGCCTGCGCCCGGGACGAGGACGCCTGCGCCTCGGCGACCAGCTGCTGAATCCCGGCCAGCGCGGTGTCGTCGCCGACCGCGGTGATCTCGACCCGCAGAGCGTTGTCGGTGGCAACGGTCCCGGCGACGACCTGGTCGCCGGCGCCACGCGAGACCGGGCGCGATTCGCCGGTGATCATCGACTCGTCCACCTCGGCCTGCCCGTCGACCACCGTACCGTCGGCCGGGACCCGCCCGCCGGACC contains the following coding sequences:
- a CDS encoding DUF917 domain-containing protein, with protein sequence MSTVVRERDLGALVTGVTLLGSGGGGDTGAFGRMLRRRLGAGELVLRDASDLPGVSVSPIGVVGATSVLMEKLPSGGEFEAAVRAVSRWTGTEVTGLMSLEAGGLNGLTPLIAALDLGLPVVDADLMGRALPRLDQFSWAVAGRSLTPCALSEPSGQVIVVDNVDAGGLERAVRSFVAHTGGWAVLALAPTPVEAAAVDAVEGSLTRALGLGRAHAALEPGAGPSEVADGLGGRLLGSGRVEEVARHVIADGGAAFGRGSLCVVDSADRTVIRIETENEYLLALVDGAPAVSTPDLLCVLDRRTLQPIAVDAIRTGDEVVVVALPAPTWWNHPDRLHHVSPEAFGLSCNPQLLEAS
- a CDS encoding DUF917 domain-containing protein, whose protein sequence is MSWQLGIEHLRDLARGAAILGTGGGGDPLIGRLLVEQAIREHGPVTVVDPDELADDAFVIPTAQMGAPTVIVEKIPRGSEPVGALRALEKHLGRHADATMPIECGGINSMIPLLVAARTGLPVVDADGMGRAFPELQMETFSVYGVPGSPMAIAGEHDETVVIDTGTDNKQMEWLARGITIRLGGVAHIAEYSMTGAEVKRTAVPRTLSLGLSIGRAVREARAVHADPVEAIRDALAPTLYSHLRVLFRGKVVDVERRTLEGFARGRARFTSYDGTSELELRFQNENLVAEVDGEVVCTVPDLICVLEGDTAEPITTEGLRYGQRVTVVGISTPALMRTPEALAVFGPSCFGLDVEFNPVEDRAETPAGVATSLAP
- a CDS encoding DUF917 domain-containing protein, producing the protein MKLRAEDLGALARGAAVLGTGGGGDPHIGRLLAQEALKEHGAVEIVAVGDLPDDACVLPVAMMGAPTVMVEKLPSADQISVAVQTLAKYVGKTPTHLACIEAGGVNSTVPVIAAAQLGLPLVDGDGMGRAFPELQMVLPTLAGIEATPMSIVDEKGNRGVFDTVTNAWAERLARSATVDMGCSAIVSLYAMTGAEVRESFVAGTLSKCVTIGRAIEKAQRAHTDPVAAVVDELGGRLLHVGKVVDVQRRTTTGFARGDAAVDGLDASHGRLMVLRFQNEHLVAELDGTAVATTPDLIIVLDTESGEPITTEALRYGHRVSVLAAPADERWHSPEGIELVGPRYFGYDLDPIRALETV
- a CDS encoding hydantoinase/oxoprolinase N-terminal domain-containing protein; the protein is MRIGIDVGGTNTDAVLLDGEGADVNVLAANKSATSADVTAGIIDTLDRLQAERSFDPAQVQAVMIGTTHFINALIEARRLAPTAALRLGLPATASLPPLVDWPERLVEAINGRSYLAHGGHEFDGRHIAELDEDELRRHAADMVRHGVRSVAISSVFSPVSNEFELRAAEILRDELGDDVAISLSHEIGRIGLLERENATIINAALRELAASIVDGLAGAVAGHGISAPLYLSQNDGTLMDVDFARRYPVATFASGPTNSMRGAALLSGLDTCAVVDVGGTTSDVGVLTHGFPREATTEVDVAGVRTNFRMPDVLSIGIGGGSLVASDNAQVTVGPRSVGYRLTEEALVFGGRTLTATDIAVAAGRADVGSADAVADLDPTLVKAALARVAADIADAVERMRTSPDPLPVVAVGGGSILLPDDLPGSLAVHRPENFAVANAIGAAIAQVGGEVDRVYAIDPGRRDAVVDEARQEAVDRAVAAGADPAAVRIVDFDEVPIPYLPGNATRIRCKAVGDLRLGETR
- a CDS encoding purine-cytosine permease family protein, with protein sequence MAGSSVGADDYALARVPEHARYSWWSVATQRFGQISALSQFLLGATLGFGMSFWHAFWALTLGAVILELVAILIGVIGAREGLQTSVIARWTGFGQAGSSLIGLAIGISLIGWFGIQSAVSAAGLSQLIGVLPTWGWSLVFGLAVTLVVLRGFHSMAWVAYVTVPAFLLLVGWSIISELSDHSLGSLVSSAPPGPHLSMLAGTTLVAGGFIVGAVITPDMTRYNRSVGDVVKQTVLGITLGEYVIGLVGVLLAHAVGSANVITIVTSSVGWVGTLVIILGTIKINDWNLYSSGLGVVNFIGTVFGRRVNRAAVTLVVGVLGSVLAAGGILDKFTQFLIVLGVAFPPIAGIMVAEYFVVKRWRPDLDASRAGGTLPATAPTWVPATIVIWVGAALIGKYVAWGLPSINSLVVGFLAYVVAGRLGLIRGIGTSHTMEAETTPDVNALPATN
- a CDS encoding DUF305 domain-containing protein, with the protein product MDDARLPHYRCTTSAGRRRRLWVRKLATAIKAAQDPEIRLMSGWLTGWGKTVPTPGEHAGHAMTGMMSPQEMDDLARASGSMYDRMWVTMMIKHHQGAVMMAKTEQATGKAAAVIALAKKIQAAQTTEIATMQRLLGRLPAA
- a CDS encoding DUF2218 domain-containing protein gives rise to the protein MPALEAHVETPRADRYRSQLTSHLSHGPGGLQVVSESADELVVDLGTATWTIRSTPDHLILHLEADDPGALEQQSTRVAHRVEQLGRRDSLAVVWAAVG
- a CDS encoding TetR/AcrR family transcriptional regulator, which produces MPKLWEHTIASHRSAVHEAILDAAAALVAERGVTGVTMAEVAQRAGVGRATLYKYFGDVDAVLSAWHRRQVGVHLQQLEDVWQRTHRIDDVLEAYAFIRHEHPSTTAPSIHRQQHVDHARDQLIDFVAERLGDVRSDVPKKELAAYAVHALNAAGAAPSKAAVRRLVAVTLSGLRGEAGR
- a CDS encoding heavy metal translocating P-type ATPase, which translates into the protein MDEHEQHQHGGHDGHGGHGGHGDHAAQFKDRFWISLGLAVPVVFFSHMFADLLGYMPPEFPGSGLIAPVLGTVIFLYGGRPFLTGGWSELKSRQPGMMLLISMAITVAFVASWVTTLKLGGFDLDFWWELALLIVIMLLGHWLEMRALGAASGALDALAALLPDSAEKVTEDGVVEVALHELQAGDVVLVRSGGRVPADGTVVDGQAEVDESMITGESRPVSRGAGDQVVAGTVATDNALRVEITAVGDDTALAGIQQLVAEAQASSSRAQALADRAAAFLFYFASISGLITFVVWALLGKLDEAVTRTVTVLVIACPHALGLAIPLVIAISTERAAKTGVLVKNRLALERMRTVDAVLFDKTGTLTKGEPAVTGVAAVGSVSRDELLALAAAVEADSEHPLAKAIVRAHAAGADNGAEDAWRGAGAEPGVRAAGALHLRTAHVRTADVRTVDGGAGASDEVAGGNGRLVATEFRSLTGRGVQAVVDGSEVAVGGPAYLRENGFAEPDALEAEVAEWKARGAAVLHVVRDGEVLGAIALEDEVREESRQAVAALHQRGVKVAMITGDAHQVADAVARELGIDEVFAEVLPQDKDAKVAELQARGLKVAMVGDGVNDAPALARAEVGIAIGAGTDVAIESAGVVLAADDPRAVLSVIDLSKASYRKMWQNLVWATGYNVITVPLAAGVLAFAGVVVSPAAGALLMSISTIVVALNAQLLRSLDLSPTRLAA